The Castanea sativa cultivar Marrone di Chiusa Pesio chromosome 11, ASM4071231v1 genome contains a region encoding:
- the LOC142617562 gene encoding uncharacterized protein LOC142617562, giving the protein MILRRRTLLAYNKNAIFHSLSTQSTTIQTPYRTTPIPPQDSDTLNKLNHKDWLAPSEVLKITNAIKNPTSLITFLDQYSKRKDYKPNEALYTLVINKLAQANMFDAIDYVMQRINAERHCCRLSDEFFYNVIKIYGNVACQTSKAIDTLFDMPKYNCWPSVKTFNFVLNMLVSAKLFDVVHDVYMRAPQLGIEIDACCLNILIKGLCECGKLEAAFYVLDEFPKQRLMPNVRTYSTLMHALCDKGKVGEAFGLFERMEKEGIYPDTITYNILISGLRKEGRVEEGMELLERMKYKGCYPNAGSYQEVLYGLLDTKKFIKAKEFMGRMILEGQRPSFMSYKLLIQGLCKDKLLGDVDWVLKQMVQQGFVPKMGIWKRILRSMFSGKNRDSSISFEEIVGN; this is encoded by the coding sequence ATGATTCTGCGTAGAAGAACCCTTTTAGCTTACAACAAAAATGCAatctttcactctctctcaaCTCAATCAACTACCATCCAAACCCCATATCGTACAACTCCAATACCACCCCAAGATTCTGATACTCTCAACAAACTCAACCACAAAGACTGGTTAGCACCAAGTGAGGTTTTGAAAATTACCAATGCAATCAAAAACCCCACTTCACTCATCACGTTCTTGGACCAATACTCTAAACGTAAAGACTATAAACCCAATGAAGCTCTTTACACTTTGGTCATCAACAAGCTTGCTCAGGCCAACATGTTTGATGCCATTGACTATGTTATGCAAAGAATCAATGCCGAAAGGCATTGTTGTCGGTTATCTGACGAGTTTTTCTATAATGTTATCAAGATTTATGGCAATGTAGCTTGTCAAACAAGCAAAGCAATCGATACCCTTTTCGATATGCCAAAGTATAATTGTTGGCCTAGTGTGAAAACCTTTAACTTTGTGCTCAATATGCTTGTTTCGGCGAAACTGTTTGATGTTGTTCATGATGTGTATATGCGTGCTCCTCAGTTGGGTATTGAGATTGATGCTTGTTGTCTTAATATACTCATCAAGGGGTTGTGCGAGTGTGGGAAATTGGAGGCCGCATTCTACGTGCTCGATGAATTTCCTAAGCAAAGGTTGATGCCAAATGTGAGGACATATTCGACACTAATGCATGCATTGTGTGATAAAGGGAAGGTAGGGGAAGCATTTGGTTTGtttgagaggatggaaaaggaAGGGATTTATCCAGATACGATCACATACAATATTTTGATATCAGGGCTTAGGAAAGAAGGGAGAGTCGAAGAGGGCATGGAgcttttagagagaatgaagTACAAAGGGTGTTATCCGAATGCAGGATCTTATCAGGAGGTTTTGTATGGATTACTTGATACCAAGAAGTTTATTAAAGCAAAGGAGTTTATGGGTAGGATGATCTTGGAGGGTCAAAGGCCAAGTTTCATGTCTTACAAGTTATTGATTCAGGGGCTTTGTAAGGACAAGTTATTGGGGGATGTGGATTGGGTATTGAAGCAGATGGTGCAGCAAGGTTTTGTTCCAAAGATGGGGATTTGGAAGCGGATTCTAAGAAGTATGTTTTCAGGAAAGAACCGAGATAGCAGTATTTCTTTTGAGGAAATTGTAGGGAATTAG
- the LOC142616186 gene encoding uncharacterized protein LOC142616186 produces MSAQSIVQKGYRWQVGNGDSIGLWFDKWLPTPSSFRLTSPQIGLPIDVNVNSIINPSSNSWQADVIRQAFSPDDATTILGIPLSSRCTVDRLMRVFTPKGHFIVSSAHKVALSSISDLRPEASNGQ; encoded by the coding sequence ATGTCGGCCCAATCAATTGTGCAGAAGGGCTATCGTTGGCAGGTGGGGAATGGGGACTCTATTGGGTTATGGTTTGATAAGTGGTTACCAACACCATCCAGTTTCAGACTCACTTCACCACAAATTGGATTACCTATTGATGTAAATGTCAATTCAATCATCAACCCCTCATCCAATTCTTGGCAAGCAGATGTGATCAGACAAGCTTTCTCCCCCGATGATGCTACTACAATTTTAGGCATTCCCTTGAGCTCTAGATGCACAGTGGATCGACTAATGAGGGTGTTCACACCTAAGGGGCACTTCATTGTGAGCAGTGCCCACAAGGTGGCTCTTTCATCCATATCTGATCTTCGTCCTGAAGCTTCGAATGGGCAGTAA